TGAGAATAGAGAGGTCTCTACACTAAAAACTGTAGTCACCAAGATAGGCTCGGTAGTAGAAACATCTAGTCCATATCACTAGACATATACAGCATTTAATCGTTTGCGCGGATTGTAAGGATTGAGATTAAAACATCAACATTTTTTGCCTAGATCACATAAAAAAATGAGCGTCGAGGGTCATTACATTTATACCAAACTCAGTCAAAGGATCATTCACTAATAAATAACGATCAAGCCAGTTGTTCTCAATCATCTAAATATGCTACTCTTCGCCTCCATTTTTCTGACCTAATTTTTACCAGTTGCCTCTATTGATTTCACTCGCTATTCCTTTATAGATGCAATCATCGGTACAACAATTAAGGTCAGTGCTATCTTTTATAGTGTCGGTTTATCGCCTGCACTTAATCCAACCAACAGTGGAAATATACAGATGGGCAAAGGTACTCTTTACATCGTATCTGCACCTAGTGGCGCAGGTAAGTCGAGCTTGATCTCAGCAATGCTAGAAACCAATCCAACCTACGCAATGAAGGTATCTGTTTCACACACCACTCGCGGTATGCGCCCTGGTGAAGAGAATGGTGTTCACTACCACTTTGTAGAAAAACATCACTTCGAAGACCTTATCGGTAAAGGTGAGTTCCTAGAGTACGCTGAAGTGTTCGGCAACTACTACGGTACTTCACGCGTTTGGATTGAAGAAAACCTAGACCGCGGTATCGATGTATTTCTAGATATCGACTGGCAAGGTGCTCGTCAGATCCGTAAACAAATGCCTCAAGCAAAGAGTGTTTTCATTCTTCCACCATCAAATGGTGAACTTGAGCGTCGTTTGAATGTTCGCGGTCAAGACAGCAACGACGTTATTGCGAAACGCATGAGCGAAGCAAAATCAGAAATTTCTCACTATGCAGAATACGATTATGTGATCGTGAATGATGACTTTGATGCAGCCCTAATGGACTTCAGAGCTATCATTCGTGCGGAACGTTTAAAACAAGATAAGCAAGCAGCAAAATACAGCGGCATGCTTACAGCACTACTGGCGGAATAATCTAGAACTAGATTTTCCACTGAGATAAGTATACGGTAAGCTAGTAAGTATCTAGTTAAACTTGTATACTTTCTCGTCATTAAAAATTTATTAGTTAATTACTATTTGGAGTCCTCATGGCACGCGTAACTGTTCAAGACGCTGTTGAAAAAGTTGGCAACCGTTTCGACCTAGTTCTTATTGCGGCTCGCCGCGCACGTCAAATGCAAACTGGCGGCAAAGATTCACTAGTGCCTGAAGAAAACGATAAGCCAACGGTTATCGCCCTTCGCGAAATCGAAGAAAGCCTTATCACTAAAGACGTACTAGATGCTCGTGAGCGTCAAGAGCAACAAGAGCAAGAAGCGGCTGAACTTGCAGCAGTAAGCAGCATCGCTCACACTCGTTAGCTCGCAGTCGTTAGCTCACAGCCGCTAAAAGCGTCATTCGAACTAATTAACCTTCCGGGCCTTTAATTTGTATCTATTCGATAGCCTCAAAGACGTTGCCCAAGAATACCTAACAGAGCCTCAAGTTGAGGCTCTGCGTCAATCTTATGTGGTAGCGAGAAACGCCCATGAAGGGCAAACCCGTTCAACGGGTGAACCATACATTATCCACCCTGTAGCGGTTTCAAGAATTCTGGCAGAAATGCGTCTGGATATCGAAACTCTGCAAGCCGCCCTACTCCATGATGTAATTGAAGATACTGAAGTTACAAAAGAGGAGCTAGAAGCTCAATTCGGCAATACCGTTGCTGAATTGGTTGATGGTGTATCTAAGCTGGATAAGCTTAAATTTCGTGATCGCAAAGAAGCGCAAGCAGAGAACTTTCGCAAAATGGTTCTCGCTATGGTGCAAGACATCCGCGTTATCTTGATCAAATTAGCTGACCGCACGCACAACATGCGCACGCTTGGGGCTCTTCGTCCTGACAAAAAGCGTCGTATTGCCCGTGAAACCCTAGAGATCTATTCTCCGCTAGCTCATCGTCTTGGTATTCATAACATCAAGACTGAACTGGAAGAGTTGGGCTTCGAAGCCCTCTACCCTAACCGTTATCGTGTACTTAAAAACGTAGTGAAAGCTGCACGTGGTAACCGTAAGGAAATGATCCAACGTATCCATAACGAAATTGAAGGCCGTCTTGAAGAAGTCGGTTTACCAGCGCGTGTACTTGGTCGCGAAAAAAATCTGTTCTCTATCTACAACAAGATGAAAACCAAAGAACAGCGCTTCCACACCATTATGGACATTTACGCTTTTCGCGTCGTAGTTGATACCCCAGATACTTGTTATCGCGCACTTGGTCAGGCTCACAGCCTATACAAACCACGCCCTGGCCGCATGAAAGATTACATTGCGGTACCAAAAGCCAACGGCTACCAATCTCTGCATACATCAATGATCGGCCCTCATGGGGTGCCCGTTGAGGTTCAAATCCGTACTGAAGATATGGATCAAATGGCAGACAAAGGTGTCGCTGCACACTGGTCTTACAAAGGCAATGGTTCGCGCAGCAGCAACGGGACAACCGCACAGGTTAAAGCACAACGTTGGATGCAGAGCTTACTTGAGCTTCAACAAAGCGCAGGTAACTCATTCGAATTTATTGAAAACGTTAAATCTGATCTGTTCCCAGATGAGATCTTCGTGTTCACGCCGAAAGGTCGCATTGTCGAACTTCCTGCAGGCGCAACCGCGGTCGATTTTGCTTACGCGGTCCATACCGATGTCGGCAACATGTGCGTGGGGGCTCGTGTAGACATGAACCCTTATCCACTCAGCAAGTCGCTGAAGAATGGTCAAACGATTGAGATCATCAGTGCTCCGGGCGCTCGCCCAAATGCAGCATGGCTCAACTACGTAGTGACCTCACGCGCTCGTACTAAGATCCGTCAGGTTCTAAAAACGATGCGCCGCGAAGAGTCGATTACGCTAGGTCGTCGTTTACTTAATCACGCACTTGGCGAGCGTTCTATTGCCGATATCGGCCAAGAGAATATTGACCATGTATTGTCTGATCTTCGTCTAACCAACATTGAAGACTTACTGACATCAATTGGTCTCGGTGAGTTGATGAGTATCGTGATTGCTCGCCGTCTACTCGGTGATGCTGACGAACTGACTGAAATGGAAAACAACAGCAACAAACCTAGGAAGAAATTACCTATCCGTGGGGCTGAAGGTCTATTGCTGACATTCGCTAAATGTTGTCACCCGATTCCAGATGATCACATCATCGCCCATGTCTCTCCAGGCCGTGGTCTTGTGGTCCATCGTGAAACGTGTCCAAACGTTCGTGGTTACCAGAAAGAACCAGATAAATACATGGCGGTTGAATGGTCTGATGATTATGATCAAGAGTTCATCGCTGAACTTAAGGTTGATCTACAGAACCACCAAGGTGCGCTGGCTGAGTTAACGAATGTTGTCTCAAAAACAGGATCTAACATTCACGCGATTTCAACTGAAGAACGTGATGGACGCTTGTACACTGTGACAATCTTGCTGACCACTAAAGATCGTGTTCACCTGGCAAGTATTATGAAGAAGCTACGTGTGATGCCACACGCGCTGAAGGTAAGACGTCGTAAGAACTGATCAAAATAAAGATGAGGGATTCGAGATGGCGAGATGCGAAGAGCATAAAACTTCGTGACTCACCATCTTGGCTCCACATCTGTTTTAATCCCTTCGCATCTCGTTTACCCGCATCCCGTATCTGCTCTTATTCCCTCGAATCTCGTTTACTCGCATCGCGTATCTGCTTCTAAGCTTTATCCTGTACAAAAATCCAGTAAAATGCTTGAATAGATCATCTCTCTTACGTATATGAGCCTTGTTATGTCACAGCTTTTATCTGCTATCCCTCTCAACTCTTTATCTGGAGTCGGCGCTAAAGTCGCAGAGAAACTGGAAAAGGTTGGGCTTAACAACGTACAAGATCTGCTGTTTCACCTCCCTTTACGCTATGAAGATAGAACACGTATCTATCCCATCGTAAAACTGCACGCAGGCCTTTGGGCGGCAGTACAAGGCAAGGTGATGCACGTTGATACTATTTTCGGTAAACGTAAGATGCTGACGGTAAAGATCAGCGATGGCAACGGTACGATTACTCTGCGCTTTTTTAACTTCACTGCCGGCATGAAAAATAA
The Vibrio kanaloae genome window above contains:
- the gmk gene encoding guanylate kinase: MGKGTLYIVSAPSGAGKSSLISAMLETNPTYAMKVSVSHTTRGMRPGEENGVHYHFVEKHHFEDLIGKGEFLEYAEVFGNYYGTSRVWIEENLDRGIDVFLDIDWQGARQIRKQMPQAKSVFILPPSNGELERRLNVRGQDSNDVIAKRMSEAKSEISHYAEYDYVIVNDDFDAALMDFRAIIRAERLKQDKQAAKYSGMLTALLAE
- the rpoZ gene encoding DNA-directed RNA polymerase subunit omega; the encoded protein is MARVTVQDAVEKVGNRFDLVLIAARRARQMQTGGKDSLVPEENDKPTVIALREIEESLITKDVLDARERQEQQEQEAAELAAVSSIAHTR
- the spoT gene encoding bifunctional GTP diphosphokinase/guanosine-3',5'-bis pyrophosphate 3'-pyrophosphohydrolase is translated as MYLFDSLKDVAQEYLTEPQVEALRQSYVVARNAHEGQTRSTGEPYIIHPVAVSRILAEMRLDIETLQAALLHDVIEDTEVTKEELEAQFGNTVAELVDGVSKLDKLKFRDRKEAQAENFRKMVLAMVQDIRVILIKLADRTHNMRTLGALRPDKKRRIARETLEIYSPLAHRLGIHNIKTELEELGFEALYPNRYRVLKNVVKAARGNRKEMIQRIHNEIEGRLEEVGLPARVLGREKNLFSIYNKMKTKEQRFHTIMDIYAFRVVVDTPDTCYRALGQAHSLYKPRPGRMKDYIAVPKANGYQSLHTSMIGPHGVPVEVQIRTEDMDQMADKGVAAHWSYKGNGSRSSNGTTAQVKAQRWMQSLLELQQSAGNSFEFIENVKSDLFPDEIFVFTPKGRIVELPAGATAVDFAYAVHTDVGNMCVGARVDMNPYPLSKSLKNGQTIEIISAPGARPNAAWLNYVVTSRARTKIRQVLKTMRREESITLGRRLLNHALGERSIADIGQENIDHVLSDLRLTNIEDLLTSIGLGELMSIVIARRLLGDADELTEMENNSNKPRKKLPIRGAEGLLLTFAKCCHPIPDDHIIAHVSPGRGLVVHRETCPNVRGYQKEPDKYMAVEWSDDYDQEFIAELKVDLQNHQGALAELTNVVSKTGSNIHAISTEERDGRLYTVTILLTTKDRVHLASIMKKLRVMPHALKVRRRKN